ACCGCCCTGGACACCGTCCCGTTCGCGCTCTGGACCGCGGCTCGGCACCTCGACGACTACCCGCAGGCGATCTGGACGGCCATCTCGGCCGGGGGCGACGTGGACACCACCGCCGCGATCGTCGGCGGCATCGTGGCGGCCCGCACCGGCACCACCGGCATCCCTGCCGACTGGCTGGCCGCCCGCGAACCGCTGCCCGCCTGGGCGACCCCACCCCCGGGCAGCGTCGCCACCGCCGACGGGCACCGGCACCTCACCCCCATCCGGCGCCCTCGCCCGGCCACCGTCCCCGCCGACGTGGGACTGGATCTGCCACACCGCCGAAGGCGTCCTTCACCTGCACCGCGCGGGCAGCGGCCACGGTGTGTTCGCGGTGCGGATCGGGCCGGTACGCGGTGGTTGGCGCCCCGTCGACGCCGACCGGGAGTCCCGTCCCACCCTCCGGCCGGACGCCACAGCCGAACCGCTCCTCCACGATCTGCTCCGACGGCTCTGAGACCCCGCCGCGGCCGCCGCGCAGGTCGATAAGCTGATGGAATGACAGAAGGAGTGCTGGAGTTCGGTGCGCTGCTGGAGCGCCTGATGCACCACCGGACGCTCGGGGCCGCCGCGCTCCCGGCGGCGGCCGGCGCCGACCCGGAGGAGCTGCAGGCCGTGCTCGCCGGGCGGCCGCCGACCGGACGGCTGCTCAGGGACCTCGGACCGGTGCTCGGCCTGCACGCCGCCGACCTGTTCGTCCTGGCCGGACAGCCGGTCCCCGACGACCTGACCCCGGTCACCCGCAACCCGAACTGGTCGGTCAGCCGCGTCGTCTACAACATGATGGTCATGCCCGCCGAGATGCGGCGCCCGCTGCTGGACGCGATCCGGGCGCAGCCCGTGGTACGGCGGAAGGGGCGCGGCGGGATCGACCGCCCCTACCACCGGTACGAGCCGGGCTTCGGCGCGGTGCTCCTACAGCTCACGCACAGTCGGAACCTCACCTGGATGTGCACGGCCAGGGCCCTGTACGCGGTGACCGGCGGGCGGATCTACCTCTCGGCGTCGACGATCGGCGGGGTGGGCGACGGCACCGTCGACGCGACCCCCGAGCTGGTGGCCGGCTTCGCGGGTGTGCTCGGCATCCCTGCCCCCGACCTGGCCGCACTCGGCGGCATCCGCCTCCCGGACGACCTGCCGCCGCTCCACTCCCGGGCCGCGTACGTGGCCGCCGTCATCTGGGAAGCCCGACGCCTCACCACCGCCCAGCTCCAGGAGGTCTACCGCACCTCCCACCACCTCGCCGACCGCTGACCGCTCGCCCCCGTCGGCTCGGCGGCGATCAACGGGATCCGTCGCCGGGCGAGCGGTTGTGCAGCCATCGGTAGGTGCCTACGGTGAAGGCCGCACCCGATGCTCCGGTGATCACATAGCCAACGGCCCTCCAGCCGCCATCGGCCGAGACGACCTCATTGAGCCCGGCCAGGGCCAGCCAGACGAGCAGGACGGTCGCCAAGCCCGCGCAGAAGCTGGTGAACGCTTCGACCTCACGCCCTCGCTGTGCCACTGCTCTGCTCCCTCATCCCCTGCTCGGCCGGGAGCCTGCTCCCAGCGATTGGCCGTCGTGTACGACCCGGCTGGGCCCGGCGCATCCGGCATCCGGCGTCCGCGTGGAGGGCTTGCCGCAACCGACAGCAGGACGCCGAGGCAGCCCGGGGTGGTGGGCAGGTACGACACCTGCCCACCACCGTGCCGCGCTACCTGGGCGGTCGGACGTCCGGGGGGAGGTCGCCGGGCTGCATCCGGGTCGCGGTGGGCCGACGCAGGTCGGCCGACCGGCTGCCGCGCCAGGTCCGGTAGTGGTCCGCCCAGGTGCTGGTGGAGCGTTGCTGCCCGGGCCGGTGGGAGAACGTCCCCCGCTCGGACGGCGGGGACAGGCGGTGGACGATCCCGTCGATCACCGGGAGGAGCAGGTCCAGCAGCTTGGGCATGGCGATGTGTCCTGTCGTCAGGTTCCGCAGGCGGCCCGGACGTAGGCGCCCACCTCGTACGGTCCTCCGTGGTCGCCCCTGGTGTCCACCAGGTGGCTCTGGACCTGCAGGTTGTAGTTGTACGTGCCGCCCCCGGGGCAGCCGATGTACCACAGGACGTCGTCGACCTGGTGGGGCGAGTACTGGCTCGGGCCGTTGGTCCAGCCGGTGTAGGGGCGGGGCCCGGACCAGGAGGAGCGCAGGAACTGGCCCCTGGTGTAGTGGTACAGGAAGTCACCGGAGCAGATCGAGTGGCTGCTGGAGGAGAGGCCACCCGAGGCCTTCACGGTGGGCCGGGCCCACGTCGAGCAGGTCCACGGCCCCTGGGCCACCGCACCGGGGGTCTCGGACGTCGTCGGCGCGGGGGCGAACGCGGCGGGGTCGTTGTTCCGCGCCGTGGTGGCGTCCAGGAGCTCGCTGTGCCACTCCTTGGTGCCGTCGAAGCCCCAGTGCTGGACGACGCTCCCCTGCGGCTCCGCGCCCGGCACCGGCCCGGCCGAGGCGGCGGGCGAGGGCAAGGGCGAGGTGGTCGCGGCGCTCGCCGTCCCCGCCATCGGTACGGCGAGCAACGTGAACGCGGCCATCGCCAAGGCTGTCTTGCGGATCAAGGTCATGTCCTTCCGGCGGATGGATACGTGCCTTGGGGACATGCTGACGCCGCGAGACGCTCCGAATACAGAGCAGCCCGGCGTACCGGCTCGAAACCGCTGAGGACGGGCTTGTTCCGGGGTCGCAGCCCACCCACCCACGGGGCCTGCGAGTCGGGGACCCGGTCCCGGCGAGGGGCGGCGAGAGGTCGTTGCGCTCGCACTGCGGGCGGGGGACGCATCCTGAGCACGCGACCCCGGCCGGGACGCACGCCAGCGCCGTCACGGGCGCGCCGACGCCGCTGGTGACCTGCCGCGCGCCTGCGGCGGCGCCGAGGCCGGGACAGGCGCCGGGCCGCCGCACGGGAGCGGTCAGGCGGCCGGAGCCGTGGCGGGTGTCGCCACGGTCGGCCGGCTCGGGGCAGCGGCCGCGTCGGGCCGGATGGCCGCCGCGGGATCCGCGGCGTTCGCACCGTTCGCACCGTTTGCCGCGGTCGTCGCGTTCGCCGGGGCCGAGGAGGTCGGGGAGACGGCCGGCCGCATCATCAACTCGGTACTCTGCCGGCCCTGTTCCATCTGCGGGGGCACGGCCGCGGCGGGCTTCTCCAGCGCCGGGTTGCCCCGTCCCCGTGCGAGCGCCGCGGATTCCGGTGCGAGCGCGGCGGACTCCGGTGCAAGCGCGGCGGACTCCGGCCGGGCGCTCAGTACGTGGCTGGCGGCCTCGTCCAGGCTGACCGTGCGCTGCAGGCGGGTGGCCAACCTGCCGGCTTCCCGTCCGAGGGACGCGACGTCGTTCCAGCTCAGTGTGAGGACGACGCGGAGTTCGGCGTTCCCGTCCGGCAGAGCGCGGAGGGGCGATATGGGCAGATCGTTCACGGGACCGTCCTGAGTTCGGTGGTGACGGCGGACGACCGGTGCGCCCGCGCGTTCATAGGGGAAGAGGGGCAATCCGGCGAACCATCCCGCGACTTTGCACATATTTTACCTTCGGGCGACCGAAGGCGGTCATGTCCGGACGCACTCGTGCTCGGCTCCCAACTCGGCCCACCCCGCGCAACGCCGATGATCCGGCACTCCCAGCGACCGGCACCGGGCCCAGATCGCCGTACGGGCCAGGCGGGAGACGCGCTAGGCGTCGCCCAGGCGGCGGTAGATGTCCTGTAGCGCCGCCACCACGTCGTTCACGGCCTTGCCGCTGTCGCTGCTCGGGCCGGGGACGATCGAGACCGTGATCCAGTCGGCGCCGTGGCAGCCCTGGACCCTGGCCATCAGGACTCTCCCGTCCCGGACCTCGAGCTCGCGGAAGCCGCCGGGGCCGAGGGCTGGCATGTCCTCGAAGGTGAAGTCGGGCGCCAAGGACGGGGTTTGGGCGGCCTCCCGGTCGTACCGGGCCTTGGCGATCAGGGCGCAGCGGTCCTCCGGTGACCTGCTGGTGTTCGGCCCCGGCAGTTCACGGGTGAGGGAGACCCTGAGGCCGCCCAGGCCCGTTCTCGGAGCTGACCTGGCATCCACCGGCGGACAGTTCCGGGCCGGTGCCGCCCTGACCGGTGCTCAGGAGCCGGTACTCGGGACGGGTGAACGGGTTCGACGGCAGGTTGTCCCGCGTGTGGCCGGGCGCGTACCGGCCGAGGAAGTCGGGCCCCAGGAGCGTGCAGAGGTCGGCCCCGGCCACCGGAACGATGCCGTCGGCCGGCAGCGGGCGCTTGGTCGCGGTGGCGCTGGCGGTGGCCGTGGCGGACGGGCCCGGTCCGTCGGAGGCGCCGATCGTGATCGAGCAGCCGGAGGCGGTGAGGACGGCCGCGCCCAGCAGCGCGGCCAGGAACGCCCGGCGTCGGTGATGGCGTGCGATGAGTTGGTCCCCCGTGTTCCGCGTTCTCCCCCTGCCTGGCATGGCCGGCGCCACCAGTCTCCCACCGGGGAAGCACGACCTCTCGGCGGCCCCGGACAGCATTTTACGCAGCGGGCTCAGCTGCGGTTGGAGAGGGCCAGGCCGCCACACGGGTGGTGGGCAGCTCACTGGTCCACGGCGGCTGGCTCCGCCGCCGACCTGTTCGCCCCCACCGGCCGGCGGGGGATCCAGCCAGTGGGGGCGACCTTTCGCACCGCCTCGGCGATGCTCGGTGACACAACGACGTAGGCCCGCCAATCGGCACGGTCCTGCCGAGCTCGGCCCGGCCCGGCTGAACCTTCGCTAGAGGCGTGTCGCGGTGCGGACGAGGTCGGCGACGGCTTTGGATCTGCTGTGTGGTGGCCAGGCGATGACGGTCGTGACAGCCGGCGCGTCCGGCACCGGCACCGTCGCATGACCGTCCCGCAGGTGGGCTCGGAGGGACTCGGGCACGACCGCGCAGGCCCGTCCGAGCGCGATCAGCTGGAACAGCTGGGTGTGGTCGCGCACCTGCGGGCCAGGTCCGTCCGGATAGCCCCCGCCCCGTCGAGGCCAGCGTGGCAGGGGCAGGTCCGTCAGGGTGGTGACCTCGGCCATCGACATCCGGGGTCGGTTGGCCAAGGGGTGCCCCGCGGGCAGGACCACGACCTGCTGCTCGGTGTGCAGGTCCTCGGTGTCGAGTCCGGCCGTCGTGTCGAAGGGCCGCTGGAGCAGAGCAACGTCGGCACGCCCGTCGCGCAGCAGCCCTTCCTGCTCGCCGGGCCCGCACAGCATCACCTCGACGGCGACCGCGCCGGGCTCGGCGGCGTAGGCGTCCAGCAGCTTCGACAACAGTTCGCTGGACGCTCCGGCTTTCGTGGCCAGCACCACACCGGGCGGTCCGGCGGCTGCGCGGCGGGTGCGGCGCTCGGCGGCTTCGACCGCGTCGAGTGCGACCCGGGCCTCCCGCAGAAGCACCGACCCGGCCTCGGTCAAGGCGACTGCGCGAGCAGTGCGGTGCAGCAGAACCACGCCGAGCCGCCGCTCGAGCTGCTGGATCGCCCGCGACAGCGGTGGTTGCGCCATGGCGAGCCGCTGCGCCGCCCGCCCGAAATGCAACTCCTCCGCGACGGCGACGAAGTATCGCAACTCCCGGGTCTCCACCGCGTCATCGTATCCGGCGCTCACCACGACCGATACCCGTGCGGTATCGCCGCCCACCCAGTCGGTCTTGGACGTCCCACCCGAGCCCGCACCACGCTTGATGACATGAGTGAACAGAGGATCGCGCTGGTGACCGGTGCGAACAAGGGGATCGGATACGAGATCGCGGCGGGCCTGGGCGCCCTCGGCTGGCGCATAGGCGTGGGCGCGCGGGATCAACAGCGCCGCGACACCGCGGTGGAGAAGCTGCGCGCAGCAGGGACCGACGCGTTCGGCGTTCCGCTCGACGTGGCGGACGACGCAAGTGTGGCCGCCGCGGCCGAGCTGATCGCCGACCGCGCCGGAGGGCTCGACGTCCTGGTCAACAACGCCGCGATCACCGGCGGTATGCCGCAGACGCCCACCACGGTCGATCCCGCGACCGTACGAGCCGTCGTGGAAACCAACGTGATCGGGGTCATCCGCGTCACCAACGCGATGCTGCCCATGCTGCGCGGCTCGGCATCGCCGCGGATCGTGAACATGTCCAGCAGCGTGGGCTCGCTCGTCCTGCAGACCACGCCCGGCATCGACATGGGCCCGGTTCCCGCTGCGTACTTGGCGTCCAAGACCTTCCTCAACGCCGTCACCGTCCAATATGCCAAGGAACTGAGCGAGACCAACATCCTGATCAACTCCGGCTGTCCCGGCTTCACCGCCACCGACCTCAACGGCTTCCAGGGCGTCCGCACTCCCCACCAGGGCGCGGCGATCGCGATTCACCTCGCGACCCTGCCCGACGACGGACCGACCGGCGGATTCTTCGACGACGGTGGAACAGTGCCCTGGTGACAGGCTCGCCGGCCCCTGATGGTCCGGCTGGTGTTCGTTGCCGGTGGGGTGGGAGGGGCTGGAGAGACGGGACGGCCACCGCTGTTCATCGTGGTGTGTGACGTCGACGAAGAGTACCGACCGGTCGGGTCAGGGGCCGGCCGGCTCAACCGACGCGGGCGCGGGGTCACCGGCGGGGAAGGGGGACCCTGCCGGTGCGGCGCCACGGTTTGTCGTACCGGCTACCGCAGGTCCGGCACTCCGCGCGGAAGAGGGCGGCGGAGGGTGCCATCAGGTCGCTGGGCTCGGCCGGGTACTCCGCGTTCTGGATCCGCGCGACGAGCCGCGGTGTGGCGCAGGTGCAGGCGCGAGCGCCCCAGGCGCGGACCTGAGGCTGCACCTCGCCGTACGGCCCCACCACCGTGCGGTGGCCACGGGCGGGACCGGCCGCCGGGGTGTCGAGGACCTCGATGCGGTAGCCGTCGAGCGGCCGGTGCTTCTTCCTGATGTTCGACGCGTTCTCGAACCGGCGCCGGCCGGCCTCGTTCGGGAAGATCAGCAGCATCCCGGCCAGCAGGAGGAAAGCCTCCCCGCGGACGCGGGCGGGCTCGGGGTCGAAGACGGCGGCCGGGACACCGTGTTCATCGACGAGGGGGACGCCACCGGCGTACCGCGGGTCGCCCGTGCTGAGCCCCACGGTCGCGGTGATGCCGTGCTCCTCGGCCAGCTTGGCCAGGGCTTCGCCGACACCGAGGCGGAAGACCCGGGCGACCTGCCAGAGCCGGCCGGGTGGCCGCGTGCGGGCGTCCAGTTCGGCGGCGGTCGCCTCGGCCAGGGCCTTGGCCCGGGTGACCGCGTTCCTGGCGCGGATCCCCTCCCGCCGTTTCTCCCTCGCCTGTTGCCGCGCCGCCCGGCGGGCGTCGTCGACGCGCTGCCGTCGTTCCTCCTCCTCCAGGTGCGCGGTCTCGGCCGCGACGTACTGCGGCGCCGTCCACACCGTGGCGAGCGCCCGCTGCGGGTACCGCAGGTGGGTGCGCGGGGCGTGCGGGACGATGCGGCGGGCGAACGCCCAGGCGAGGAACCGGGGCAGCGTGGCCGGCACCGCCTCCCACCCGGGCTCGTCGAACCTCACCAGCCCCTCGGCTATGGCCAGCGGCCCCTCGCCTTCGGCCCTCTCCAGGCGGACGGAGGGGACGGTACCCAGCCAGGAGGGGCGGGGACGGTCGCTGAACCAGATCGAGGCGACCCCGTCGGCCCGCATCCGCTCGGTCCGGGCGGTGATGTCGGCGTCGGTGATCGGGGCGAGCTGCGCCTCCAAGGCCATCGCCCACGCCCCGGCGGGGTCGCGGGCCAGCACGTCGGCCCGCCAGGTACCGTCCGGGCCGCGGGCTTCGAGCTCGGCGTGGGCGCCGGCGTCGCGGGCCGCGTTCGCCAGCTCCAGCTTCAGCAGGTGGTGGGCGACGGACTCCAGGCCGAGCGCACAGGTGGGGGCGCCCGGGGCGTGCGCGAAGAACCGCAGGCCGGTGCGGGAGGTCTTCGCATGCATGCCGTGTCCGCACGCGTCGCACGCCAGCGGCGCCGACGGGCGGGCCTTCCACACCTGCTCCCAGGCGCGTCCGCAGCCGAGATCCGGCAGGTGCGCGAAGACGGTCCCCCACTGTGCGTGTACGGCACGAAACGCCATCGGCTCCCCCTGCTCTCGGCGAGAAGGCCAGTATCGCAAGATGATCTGACAGACACTCAGGTTCGGACTGGGCCACCGGGCGGGCGGGCGGGTCACTCGGTGGTGTGAATGTCTGCGCGTACGCCCGTGGTGGCCCTTGGGAGCTGCGATTCCGGGGGCGTCGGACCGGCCTAGACTCCCCGCACATGTCGCTCTGGCTGCTCAACAACTTCAGCACCTTCACGCTGGCCGTCGTCGCCGTGGGTGGAACGATTCTCTTCGCCGTCACCGGCAGTCTGCTGCTGCGCCGCAGATATCCGTCGCTGGCCGGCGGAGAGCACAACGACATGGTCGGCGTGACGCTGGGGATGTTCGGCGCCATCTACGGGATCATCCTCGCGTTCGTGATCGTCACCCTGTGGACGCAGTTGGAGGCCACCCAGACCATCGTGGCCTCCGAGGCCACCGACACTGCGCTCATCGCCCGGGACGCCGCCGCGTTCCCGGACCCGGTGCGTGCCCGTCTCGACGCGGCCATGAGCGGTTACGTCCACGCCGTCGTCGAGGACCAGTGGCCCCGGATGCGCGCGGGGAATCCCAGCTACGAGGCCACCGAGGCCCACCTCCAGGACGCGTTCCGCGTGCTCCAGGAGTACAACCCGCAGGGCCAGGCGGAGCAGGTCTTCTACGAGCAGGCCGTCGACCACCTCAACGACGTCGCCTCCCAGCGCCGCGCCCGCATCACCATGGCACGCCAGGAACTGCCCCCGCTGCTCCAGGCCCTGGCCTTCGGCGGTGCCCTGGTCCTGATCCCGCTCACGTTCCTCTACGGCCTGCGCAAGCTGAGGGTCCAGGTGCTGTTCGTCGCCTCGGTCGCCGGGCTCGTCGGCTTCAGCCTGCTGCTGGTCTTCGTCCTGGACCGCCCCTTCTCCGGGGACCTCAGCGTCAGCCCCGCCCCGTACCGTGAAGGAGCCCTGTCCCGGTACTGGACCCGGTGAAGCGGCGGCCGCACACGCCTGCCGCGGGACTCCCCCGGACGGAGCCGGGCGGGAGCCCCGCGGCGTGTGGCGTCAGCGGATCCGCTCAGCAAGTACCGTCGTCGCGCCAGACGGCCCAGGAACCGGGGTCGTTCGGCGCTGCACCGGTGGAGTAGTAGAGGGCGGTGTACCTGTGGCCCACGTGGGCGACGGTCTCGCCGGGCACGTACGACCTGGTGGAACTCCAGGCCGCCGGGCATGCCGTCCCGCCGCCTCCCCCACCTCCGCCACCGCCACCGCCGGTGGTGGCGGTCGCGGTGAGGGCGGCGGACTGGGTGCCCGCCTTGCCCGCCGAGTCGACCGCGGCGACGGTGTAGCGGTACCCGGTGCCGGCGGTGAGCCCGGTGTCGGTGTAGGAGGCGCCGGAGGCCGTGCCGACCTTGGTGCCGCCGCGGTAGACGGTGTACGACGAGGCGCCGGAGACGGCCGTCCAGGCGAGCGAGACGCTGCTGGCGGTGGTGCCGGTGGCCCGCAGCCCGGCAGGGGCGGGCAGGGTGGTCGAACCACCGCCGCCACCGCCACCGCCACCGCCACCGCCGGAACCGGAACCGGAACCGCCGGAGTTGACGAACTTCCACGTGATCCCGGAGACCACGCCGAGGTTCAGGTCGGCGAGCTTCTGGAAGGCGGTCTTGCTGAGGTCGATGTGCTCGGCGCTGCAGGACGGGCACTTGTCCTTGACCGGGACGGTGATCGTCCTGCCGTTGGAGGAGACCTCCACCGAGATGCCCTTGCAGAGGTCGTCGTTGTTCGGGTTCGCCGATGTCCACCAGGAGGTGGAGACGGCGACCAAGTCCTCGGAGGCCGCGTTGATCGCCGTACCGCAGGCGCCGAAGCCGGCGTCGTCGTACCAGGTCATCTTGCCGGTCCTGGACTGGCCGATCGGGATCGAGGCCAGCGCCGATCCGATGCCGAACACCGTGAGCATCAGGGCGCCGACCAGGGCGGCGATCCACCGCCGGCGTATCCGTTTGGGAGCGGAGTGCACACGTCCTCCTGGGGGATGGAGATGGCGTCTCGTCGTGCCGGCGGGTCCGCACCCAGCCTCGACTGACTGGGCATCATCAGTAACGAACCCGGCCCACCCGGTCAACGCCCCGCCGCCGCGGTCGGCTTGGGCACACCGCACCGATCCGGCGCCCGATCGCCGAGGTTTCCGCAGGTCACGGCGGCCGGGGGCGGCGCCGAGGCCGGCGCCGCAGGTCTCGTGTGGACGGAGCACCCTTATGCCGCCGTTAAGTTCGCCACAAGGCGGGTCGCCTTCACCGGAAACCGGCCCCGGCGGCCTCCCGGTGTTCGCCGGCCGCCGGCACGGTCGGGCCTGCCGCTGATCGAGTTCGCGGAGCGAGACGGCTCACCGGCCACGACGGCGCCACCGGTAGCTTTCCCCTGCCGACACCCCGCACGCGGCGAGCAGCCCCGCTCGTTCCCGCCCGTTCCCCGAGGAAATGCCCATGTTCAAGGTCAACGAGTACTTCGACGGCACGGTCAAGTCGATCGCCTTCAAGCAGGAGAACGGGCCGGCGACCATCGGCGTCATGGCCCCCGGCGAGTACACGTTCGACACCGCCGGCGCGGAGACCATGCACGTGATCAGCGGCGCCCTGACCGTCAAGCTGCCCGGCGCCGACAGCTGGGAGACCTTCGCCGCCGGCACCCGCTTCGACGTCCCGGGCGACAGCACCTTCCACCTCAAGGTCGACGTCGACACCGCCTACCTCTGCGAATACCGCTGACCCCGACCCCGCCACCCCGCTGCCGGAGGGCTGCGGGGTGGTGGCGAGGACACGAGGCCCCTCAGCTCCCCCGGCGAGCGCCGGCAACCGACGCGCCGCCGAACGGCAGGACGGACCGTCGCGCGTCAGCCGAACCCCGACGTCACCTGATCAACTCCATTACCCCCGGCGTCTCGCCGGCCCTACGCCCAAGACCGTGGTTGCTACGAGTAGCGCCAGGACAACACCTGCGCGGTGCCGCAGGAATCCGGTGACCCGCGCGTCCATCCGCTCCCAACAGGGGCTCCACTCCACGCGCTCGCCCCGCACCCCCGACCGGGGGCCCGTCCGCGCCTCGATAACGAGGTGCCAAATATGATCATCTACTGATAGGTATGCGCAGTGATCGTGCGTACCACCCGGCCGCTGCGCCGGGCGCTTCCCGCTGCCCTCCTGACCGCCCTGCTCGCCGCCTGTACCGGCACACCGAACGCGGCCACCCCGCCGACGCCGCCGAGCGGCCAAGCCGCCTCGCCCAGCCCCACCGCGAAGCCCACCGGAGCCGAGGACCCCGCGCTGCAGGGCTTCTACACCCAGCAGATCGCCTGGTCACCCTGCGCGGACGACCCGAAGACCGAGAAGCTCGACGAGTCCTCGTTCCAGTGCGGCCGCCTGCGGGTCCCCCTCGACTACGCGAACCCCGCCGGGGAGGGCATCGAGGTCGCCCTCGCCCGCCGGCCCGCCGCCAAGACCGACCAGCGGCTCGGTTCGCTTCTCCTCAACCCCGGCGGCCCCGGCGGCTCCGGCATCCAGATGGTCGAGCACAGCGCCGACCACTTCAAGGCCCTGAACGACCGTTACGACCTGGTCGGCTTCGACCCGCGCGGCGT
The window above is part of the Kitasatospora sp. HUAS MG31 genome. Proteins encoded here:
- a CDS encoding cysteine/serine endopeptidase inhibitor, producing MHSAPKRIRRRWIAALVGALMLTVFGIGSALASIPIGQSRTGKMTWYDDAGFGACGTAINAASEDLVAVSTSWWTSANPNNDDLCKGISVEVSSNGRTITVPVKDKCPSCSAEHIDLSKTAFQKLADLNLGVVSGITWKFVNSGGSGSGSGGGGGGGGGGGGSTTLPAPAGLRATGTTASSVSLAWTAVSGASSYTVYRGGTKVGTASGASYTDTGLTAGTGYRYTVAAVDSAGKAGTQSAALTATATTGGGGGGGGGGGGTACPAAWSSTRSYVPGETVAHVGHRYTALYYSTGAAPNDPGSWAVWRDDGTC
- a CDS encoding LysR family transcriptional regulator, whose amino-acid sequence is METRELRYFVAVAEELHFGRAAQRLAMAQPPLSRAIQQLERRLGVVLLHRTARAVALTEAGSVLLREARVALDAVEAAERRTRRAAAGPPGVVLATKAGASSELLSKLLDAYAAEPGAVAVEVMLCGPGEQEGLLRDGRADVALLQRPFDTTAGLDTEDLHTEQQVVVLPAGHPLANRPRMSMAEVTTLTDLPLPRWPRRGGGYPDGPGPQVRDHTQLFQLIALGRACAVVPESLRAHLRDGHATVPVPDAPAVTTVIAWPPHSRSKAVADLVRTATRL
- a CDS encoding DUF4239 domain-containing protein translates to MSLWLLNNFSTFTLAVVAVGGTILFAVTGSLLLRRRYPSLAGGEHNDMVGVTLGMFGAIYGIILAFVIVTLWTQLEATQTIVASEATDTALIARDAAAFPDPVRARLDAAMSGYVHAVVEDQWPRMRAGNPSYEATEAHLQDAFRVLQEYNPQGQAEQVFYEQAVDHLNDVASQRRARITMARQELPPLLQALAFGGALVLIPLTFLYGLRKLRVQVLFVASVAGLVGFSLLLVFVLDRPFSGDLSVSPAPYREGALSRYWTR
- a CDS encoding SDR family NAD(P)-dependent oxidoreductase, coding for MSEQRIALVTGANKGIGYEIAAGLGALGWRIGVGARDQQRRDTAVEKLRAAGTDAFGVPLDVADDASVAAAAELIADRAGGLDVLVNNAAITGGMPQTPTTVDPATVRAVVETNVIGVIRVTNAMLPMLRGSASPRIVNMSSSVGSLVLQTTPGIDMGPVPAAYLASKTFLNAVTVQYAKELSETNILINSGCPGFTATDLNGFQGVRTPHQGAAIAIHLATLPDDGPTGGFFDDGGTVPW
- a CDS encoding pyrimidine/purine nucleoside phosphorylase produces the protein MFKVNEYFDGTVKSIAFKQENGPATIGVMAPGEYTFDTAGAETMHVISGALTVKLPGADSWETFAAGTRFDVPGDSTFHLKVDVDTAYLCEYR
- a CDS encoding competence protein CoiA, with amino-acid sequence MAFRAVHAQWGTVFAHLPDLGCGRAWEQVWKARPSAPLACDACGHGMHAKTSRTGLRFFAHAPGAPTCALGLESVAHHLLKLELANAARDAGAHAELEARGPDGTWRADVLARDPAGAWAMALEAQLAPITDADITARTERMRADGVASIWFSDRPRPSWLGTVPSVRLERAEGEGPLAIAEGLVRFDEPGWEAVPATLPRFLAWAFARRIVPHAPRTHLRYPQRALATVWTAPQYVAAETAHLEEEERRQRVDDARRAARQQAREKRREGIRARNAVTRAKALAEATAAELDARTRPPGRLWQVARVFRLGVGEALAKLAEEHGITATVGLSTGDPRYAGGVPLVDEHGVPAAVFDPEPARVRGEAFLLLAGMLLIFPNEAGRRRFENASNIRKKHRPLDGYRIEVLDTPAAGPARGHRTVVGPYGEVQPQVRAWGARACTCATPRLVARIQNAEYPAEPSDLMAPSAALFRAECRTCGSRYDKPWRRTGRVPLPRR